The Vibrio aphrogenes genomic interval GAAAATGCTAATGCTAAATCGCGTTTCATACTGACTCCCAATAAATCCAAAAGAGAAGAAAATTATGCGACGTATTTTAGCACAGCCAAAACGGTAACGTTTGCATTTTTGATTTTGATGGCTGGAAAATAAGGTTATCAATAGGATATGGTTGGAGGGTGGCACCCAAATTGTCATAATTCAGTGAAGTTTGTTGCTTTTTTGCGCATCTAAGCCGAAATAGTTGAATAAGACAGTGGCACAGAGAAGCAAGCTGAGTAGAATGAGGGTAACGAACGTGATAAAGAAACCATGTGGTCAACTTTGTCGCTCATCATGGTCATTTAATAGGTAGCAAAGATGTCTTTCGAAGTATTAGAACAGCTAGAAGCAAAAATCCAAACCGCAGTGGATACCATTGCATTATTGCAAATGGAAGTGGAAGAGCTTAAAGAAAAAAATGAGCAATTGGCTTCTGAAGCCGGTCAACTACGTGAAGGCCGTGCGGAATTAGAGCAACAAACTCAAGCGATGCGTCAAGAACAACAAGCATGGCAAGAGCGTGTCCGTAACCTGCTTGGTAAAATGGACGATGTAGAATAAGCCAGACATCTTAATGTCGCGTTTATTGAATAAAAAAAACAGAGCCTTTGCGCTCTGTTTTTTTATGATCAGTCTTGTGCTTAACCAACAAGAACAATAAAGAATTAATCTTCTAATGGCTCAAGCTCGTCATCGTCAAGATCGAGTTCAATATCCAGAGGTTCTTGAGAAATGATCACACCGGTATTATCGGCGTATAAAAAATCTTCTGGAAGGAAAGTGACGCCACCAAAGTTGACGGGTACATCCACTTCACCAATGTTATTTTGAGTAGCGCCGACAGGAATGGAAGCTATTGCTTGAATGCCAATTTCCATTTCTTCTAAATCATCAATTTCACGGACACAACCGTAAACAACCAACCCTTCCCAGTCATTCTCTTCTGCTAATGCTGCAATTTCAGCATCAATAAGAGCACGACGTAATGAGCCACCACCATCAATTAATAACACTCGACCCGCTCCGTCTTCTTGTAAGATGGTGCGAATAATGCCGTTATCTTCAAAGCATTTTACTGTGGTTAATTGCCCCGAAAATGAGGTTAAACCGCCAAAGTTGCTAAACATAGGCTCAACAACATCAACTTGATCTTGGTAAATATCACACAGTGCAGAGGTATTGTATTCCATAGTGGTTTCTCTTTGCTTTCAGGGGATGGTTACGAGTATATCCGCTCAGGGTGGCTTTGCAATGACAAAGGACATTTTCCTGAACAGACTTTGATTTCAACACGTCTTTAGGTTAACGGTTTGATTCACTTCAAAAACCAACCATCCATGGTCGTTGGTTTTTGAAGTGAGTTGGTCATTTTGTTGAAGCGAGTGAGGAGGGAGCTTATTGTTGGGCTAAAACGACAGTCACAGCGAAAATAATATTGGTAATAAAGGCGCATTTCACCATATCAGGTAGCATAGGAATAAACTGTTTTGATTGCTGAACTTTCCAGATCGTCACACCGTGTTTAGTCACAAATATCAACGGGATAAGCATGGAGAGATTGAGCCAAAATGGCTGTACATGCATCAATAAGTAGCCCGTCATGGTGAGCCAACCTAACGCTAATAATCCGAGGTGGTAGCATTTGGCTCTGGCTATTCCGATGCGAACCACTAGAGTGCGCTTGTTGCTGACAGTATCGTTTTCCACATCACGCATATTGTTGATATTGAGAACGCCCATGGAAAATAAACCAGAACCAATAGCAGGCAATAAGAGTGAGGCGGTAATGGTTCCTGTATGTAAAAAGTAGGTGCCTAGAATCGCCAGCAATCCAAAAAAGATAAAGACCGAAATATCACCAAGACCGATGTAGCCATAAGGCTTGCTTCCCATGGTATAAGCAATCGAGCTGATAATCGACAAGAAACCTAAAATGATAAAGGCTGCAATACTGGTTGGAGTTTGTAGGGCATAAAATACTAACACCAATCCACTGATGACGATGAAGACGATGTTAATCGCAATGGCTTTTTTCATCGCTGATTGAGTAATGGCTCCTTGTTGCATGCCTCGAATTGGGCCGATCCGGTTTTCGTTATCGGTTCCTTGGACTGCATCGCCATAGTCGTTGGCTAGGTTCGATAAAATTTGCAGCAGAGTTGCGGTCAATAAAGCCAACAAAGAAATTGCATAAGAAAAGTGGTGGTCGGCATACGCAAGGCTACTACCGGTGGCAATCGCGGCAATGGCAAGCAATAAAGTTTTTGGTCTAGCGGCATCAAGCCAGATAGCTAAGGATGATTTCATATAATTATACAGTTAGGGCGAATAAACTAAGAAAGTATAGCAAGGGACGTACACCTGATATACCGGAAAGTAAAAAGCTCGCATGAGGGCGAGCTTT includes:
- the rraA gene encoding ribonuclease E activity regulator RraA, whose product is MEYNTSALCDIYQDQVDVVEPMFSNFGGLTSFSGQLTTVKCFEDNGIIRTILQEDGAGRVLLIDGGGSLRRALIDAEIAALAEENDWEGLVVYGCVREIDDLEEMEIGIQAIASIPVGATQNNIGEVDVPVNFGGVTFLPEDFLYADNTGVIISQEPLDIELDLDDDELEPLED
- a CDS encoding 1,4-dihydroxy-2-naphthoate polyprenyltransferase, giving the protein MKSSLAIWLDAARPKTLLLAIAAIATGSSLAYADHHFSYAISLLALLTATLLQILSNLANDYGDAVQGTDNENRIGPIRGMQQGAITQSAMKKAIAINIVFIVISGLVLVFYALQTPTSIAAFIILGFLSIISSIAYTMGSKPYGYIGLGDISVFIFFGLLAILGTYFLHTGTITASLLLPAIGSGLFSMGVLNINNMRDVENDTVSNKRTLVVRIGIARAKCYHLGLLALGWLTMTGYLLMHVQPFWLNLSMLIPLIFVTKHGVTIWKVQQSKQFIPMLPDMVKCAFITNIIFAVTVVLAQQ
- the zapB gene encoding cell division protein ZapB, which encodes MSFEVLEQLEAKIQTAVDTIALLQMEVEELKEKNEQLASEAGQLREGRAELEQQTQAMRQEQQAWQERVRNLLGKMDDVE